GCAAAGCCACACGATTGAAGCTGTGGAAGCTTATGATTTTATCGACGAATTAATCGAAAATAGGATACTGGTAACCGAGCTCGAACCGAATGTAACCGGTGCCGGCTATCTGGATACGATGATTGAGAAAATTTCTCATTTGGATCATACTTATCTGCTCACAGGACATCTCAATGCTTTGCTGCAACTTCTTAACCAGCAAGACAATAGAGTCCGGATGTACCAGGCACTTCAGGAAAAGCTCGACTTTCTTGGCATTCCTACAATTAAAAAAGATCTTGTACATGTGGATACCGTTGCACTCAGCACGGTGAATCATTTGTCGGATAAAACAATATCGACGATAACAAGACAGCTTTCCCGTTTATTTGTTTTAAACAGACCAAAAAAAAACCGGGATATTGAGGAGTTCAAAAAAAGATTTCAGGATCGGTATCAGCAGCAGGAAGCAGTACTTACAACCGTGCTGGATCATCAAACCGGCATAGGTTATGGCCTTCAAAGTACGCTTGGAGCCAGCTACACGCCAATGATCGAAGAACTTTCTTTTCCAAAAAACCAGAAAAAACAGACAGCAGAATATCCCGAATGGTGGCAAAATCTGCTCATTGATAAATACACGCTTTTTTTAAAAAACCAGTTATCCGAAATCGAACTTACCGATGCTGACCTAAGTGCTCTTGAAGATTTTAAAAAAGAAGAAAAGGTAAAATCTTCATCGCTGCCTTACAGCTTTTATACACTGGGAAATCTATTGGCAGAATCTGTCGAAGCTGTCGACCAGGGGGATTTTATGTTTAATCTTTTAACGTGCAGCGGCCCCTCTGCCGTCAATATTCTAAGTCGTTTTCATGATGCAGACCCTGCGTTGAGTAAGCAGCTTTTGCAATGCGCCCAATTGGAGGAGCAAAACAGTCCGGATGTGATTTTTGCAGAAATTGTTCACTGCCCCGACTCAGGAGCTGGCAATATTATGACACGTCCTGTCCTGCATCGCTATGAAATTCCTTACATGGGAAAATCTTCTGTGGACGAAGATTTTCAGATTCCTATTGAGGATTTGATGATTTCAATCGTGAATGAGAAAATTATCCTCCGTTCCAAAAGGTTAAATAAACGCATTATCCCGCGGCTGTCCAATGCACATAATTTCACGAAAGGACTTCCGATTTACAAGTTTTTGTGTGAACTACAATTGCAGGATTCAGAGCTCAATATGCAATGGGACTGGGCAATTTTTGGCAATCAACGGCACCTTCCCCGTGTAAAATATAAAAACATTATTCTCAGCAGACAAAGCTGGCTGCTGGAGGAACATGTTTTTAATTCTTCGCACCCGAATCATGTTGCAGACAAGCTTGCTGCTATGGGCTTGCCGACGCAGTTTGTTATTACCTCGGGTGATAATGAACTTTTGATTGACACACGCATTCATCTTTCTTTGCAGATTTTGATGCAGGAAGTAACTAAGCAAAAGGAAATACGCGTTTTTGAAACGTTATTTTCAACAGATAATAGCTTTTTACGTAAGGATGATTTCCGGTTTGCAAACGAAATCGTTATTCCTCTTTGTAATCCGCAGGCAGCCCCTTTAAAGGGAATACAAAATAAAATTCCAAAGACAATTCCCCAGCGAAGTTTTTCTGTTGGCAGCGATTGGCTGTATTTCAAGATTTATTGTGAAGAAAAATCTTCTGACAAACTGCTGCTTTTACTTCATCCATTCATCAACAAATTGGTACAAAAAAAAGTTATTACACAATTTTTCTTTGTCCGTTACCAGGATCCAGATTATCATTTAAGACTTCGTTTCCGGGGAGTAGCTCCGGAAGGCTTTTATCATCAGGTGATTGATGGTGTAAAAGAAATGCTCGAAAAGTACGTCCAAAACGGTCTTGTTTATAAAATACAGCTTGGTACTTACGAACGGGAACTGGAACGATATAGCTATGAAGGCATAGAAATCTGCGAGAATTTATTTCATCTGGATAGCATGGATTTTTTAGAATCCATTTCATCCTTTGAAGATATCCCTGATGAAATCGCCCGGTTTGAACTTTCAATCCGGAGAATTAATATGCTGTTAAGCAACTCCGGACTGGATCTCTCCTCATGTGCTGATCTCATGGAAAATCTTAAAGAGAATTTTTTCAATGAATTTGAAGGTAATTCTACGCTGCGTAAACAACTGGGCATGCATTATCGCAATTTCAAAGAAATCATAGATCAGGTATTTGAATCCGGTGCAACCGATTTGAATCAGGAAATCAAAGGCGGCCTGGCCGAACTTTCCGATATCCTACCAGGTCGTACAGAATATTTTTCCATACTCAGCAGCCTGATTCACATGAGTGTAAACCGCACCTTTAATACAAAACAGCGTGCTTACGAGCTGATTATATACCATTGTCTTGCCAAGCATTACGATTCTCTGAATGCCCGGCAATCCAAAGTCAAAGCTTAATGTGACGACATAACCTTGTCAGCATTAAAAAGTGTGATCGTAAAAGTTGTGCCTACCTCAGGCTCGCTTATAAGATTAATAGTTCCTCCCATGGCCTCAATCTGGCTTTTTGTAATAAACAGTCCAATACCCTGAGCGTCCTGATTGCCATGAAAAGTTCTGTAAAGTCCAAATACTTTATCACCGTATTTTTTCAAATCAATTCCCCTGCCATTATCCCTGATACAGATTTCAACAAAACTTCCTGTCGTTCTGGCCAATACATCAATGTGAAGAGGCCTATTGGCGGCTCTGTATTTAATAGCGTTAGATAAAAGATTGATCAGAATACTTTCCAGATAAGAAGCTGTACCGGTAACATTGATGTCTTTGCTAATTTCCAGACTTACCATGGTACCACTTTCAAGAATAAAAGCGCTGAGATTTGCCATGCACTGTTCAACAAATTTCAAAACATTTAAACTAGCAGCATTTTTCTCGCTTGAATAATTCACCGATACGATATCTTTCAAATTCCCGATCGTTGAAAGCAGATTATTTGTAGCCTTTTCAAGCATAGGATAGTATTCATTATCTGCGGCTTGCGGAAACTCGTTGCGAAGCAATTCCAGCAGCATGCTGATATTGCCGGCGTTAGAACGAAGATTATGTGAAACGATATTGGCAAAATCCAGAAGTCTTCTGTTTTGGTGTTGGGCCATATCCAGAAGTGACTTGACATTTGTCTCAGCCTCTTTAAGTTGTGACATATCAAAGAAAACGAAAAGATATCCTTTGGGTATTCCAAGATAATCCCTGACGGTTGTGACGGTGACACTCGCCGAAAACTCCGAGGCATCTTTTCTTATAAATGTCCATTCACGAGTGTCAAAATTTGAGCTGTCTACACTGCCGACAAGCAGCTCAAAACCTTTTGGAACAGCGTTTAAATTTTCAGAAACCACTCTTTCAAGAAGCTGTTGTTCAGAATAAAAAATTTCAGGCGTTTTCTTTCCTACAAGTTCGTTTTCGCTGTATCCCAAAAGATTTTCCGCGCCGACATTAAATATCTCTATTGTCCCGTTAAGGTGAGTTTCAATAATTCCAACCTGAGTACTGGCATCTAAAATCGCTTTCAAACGATCATTGGTTTTCTGCAAACGCAGTTCAAGAAGTTTTCTCTCCGTAATATTATTTATTTGTGATATAAAATGCAGCGGTTCTCCTCGGTCGCTTCGAACCATAGAAACGGAAAGTAGAACCCAAACGATACTTCCATTTTTGTGGAGATACCGTTTCTCCATATTATAATTCTTTATCCTGCCATCCAAAAGCTCCTTCACCAACCCAAGATCCTCATCCAGATCATCCTCGTAAGTAATGTCCTGAAACGTCAGTTTTAATAGTTCATCCTGACTATAACCCAATAATTCACAAAGACTTTTATTAACCCTCAGCCACTTCCCGGCAAGACTTAGCAATGCCATGCCATTGGCTGCATGTTCAAAAGTCTGCCGGAACTGCTCTTCCTGAAGAGCTAAGTCGGCAATTATTTTATTTTTTTGATCAATATCCTGAACAAGGCCAGAAATTCTTATGCATTTGTTGTTTTCATAGAAAGGTACTCCGATAAGTCTTACCCATTTCAAATTCCCCAGGTGTGTCAGGATCTGAAATTCCAGATCAAAAGTTTTGGCTTTTTTTTTAGCCTTATTGATAGCAGTGACAATCTGCAAAGCATTTCCTGCGCGGGAATAAAACTTTTTCAAATCATGAAATCCAGGATTGTAACCTGACGGGGCCTGATGGATTTTGCCTGTTACAACACTCCAGCTTACTTTCATCAACCGCAAATCAAGTTCCCAGGAACCGATTAAAGCCGCCTGTTTGGTAATCTGTAAAAGCTCTTTATATTGTGCAAGCAAAAGTTCGCTTCTTTTCCGGCCCGAAATATCCTGATGTGAACACATCATCCGTTCAGGTTTACCTTCACTATTCCGGCTGACTATCTTTCCCTTATCCAAAACCCAAACCCAGTGACCCGATTTGTGTCGAAGCCTGACTTCCGTTTGATAAAGGCTGGTTTTCCCGTTTAAATGATCATCCAATGCAGCCACGGATGAAATCAAATCATCGGGATAAATCAGTTTTTGCCAACGATCTTTCACTACGGGCATCAATTCTTCCAGCCGGTAACCAAGTATCGCGGCCCAGTGCTCATTGTAAATCACTTCATTGGTTTGAATATTCCATTCCCACGTGCCAAGTTCGGATGCCTTAATTATATTCTCTAATCTGCTAATTCGCTCATGTAAATTTTCTGCCATATCTATAACGTTGTGCCTGGGTTGGGCTTCAAATATAAAAATTTCTGATTCTCTTATCACGCAGATGCGCTCAATTAAAATCTACTAACTGTTTTATACTATTTGAAGCCGAAATTTATTCAGAAAATAAAGGTTAAAATGTGTTCACATCCATTATTGCAAAGATGCCAGCATTCCATTTCTTCAAATCAAATTATTGCTCACATGCATCTTCGTGGCATTTTTCTGTAAGTAAACATGTGCATTTTCAGTTTTTAATTCAATTTTCCAAGAATGATTGTTAAGCTATTTCTTTTTTTATAGATTTAAAATAGCCGCAGCAAAATACCGTGAGTTAACTCATTGGTTATTAAACCAGTTAATAAAAATTTGAAGATGCCACATCCAGGCTTCTGTACGGTACTCCTATAACTAATTACTAAACTCAACCACCAATGACGAAAATCAATTTCCGCCTTTTGCTGCTGATTCCGTTTCTCACTTTTGCCGGGGCAAATGCCCAGGTCAAACAGCCTGACTGGAAGGCAATTGAACAGGAGACAATGCTGCATTTTCAAACACTGCTCAGGATAAATACGAGTGATCCGGGCGGAACAGAGGCACCGGCTGTGGCCTACATGAAATCTGTATTGGAGAAAGAAGGTATCAAAGTTCAGACTTTTTCACTTGACCCAAACCGCCCGAATTTGGTAGCACGTATAAGCGGGAGCGGCAAAAAACGCCCGGTTCTGATAATGGCACACACCGATGTTGTCAGTATTGATTCAACCAAATGGACCTATCCTGCTTTTTCTGCCACCCGAAAAGATGGATATGTGTACGGACGCGGCGCTGTGGACGACAAAGATAATGTTGCCACGGGCCTTATGCTCATGCTTACTTTGAAACGG
The nucleotide sequence above comes from Dyadobacter subterraneus. Encoded proteins:
- a CDS encoding PAS domain S-box protein encodes the protein MAENLHERISRLENIIKASELGTWEWNIQTNEVIYNEHWAAILGYRLEELMPVVKDRWQKLIYPDDLISSVAALDDHLNGKTSLYQTEVRLRHKSGHWVWVLDKGKIVSRNSEGKPERMMCSHQDISGRKRSELLLAQYKELLQITKQAALIGSWELDLRLMKVSWSVVTGKIHQAPSGYNPGFHDLKKFYSRAGNALQIVTAINKAKKKAKTFDLEFQILTHLGNLKWVRLIGVPFYENNKCIRISGLVQDIDQKNKIIADLALQEEQFRQTFEHAANGMALLSLAGKWLRVNKSLCELLGYSQDELLKLTFQDITYEDDLDEDLGLVKELLDGRIKNYNMEKRYLHKNGSIVWVLLSVSMVRSDRGEPLHFISQINNITERKLLELRLQKTNDRLKAILDASTQVGIIETHLNGTIEIFNVGAENLLGYSENELVGKKTPEIFYSEQQLLERVVSENLNAVPKGFELLVGSVDSSNFDTREWTFIRKDASEFSASVTVTTVRDYLGIPKGYLFVFFDMSQLKEAETNVKSLLDMAQHQNRRLLDFANIVSHNLRSNAGNISMLLELLRNEFPQAADNEYYPMLEKATNNLLSTIGNLKDIVSVNYSSEKNAASLNVLKFVEQCMANLSAFILESGTMVSLEISKDINVTGTASYLESILINLLSNAIKYRAANRPLHIDVLARTTGSFVEICIRDNGRGIDLKKYGDKVFGLYRTFHGNQDAQGIGLFITKSQIEAMGGTINLISEPEVGTTFTITLFNADKVMSSH
- a CDS encoding lantibiotic dehydratase; the encoded protein is MLSHFGLFMLRRPLIAVDQLEKFHQELLINKSSDILREWYSGNTGAQEAIYLASGVLYERFIKWLTGEKVSETDKLEITLYKYLVRMSTRCTPYGFFALASTGIISAETDMRISEQDVLIKHTRLDMECLIAIKEWLIRQQSVRMQLTLSVNSSLYAAGEDFRYIEQVVDKERRSYFVSSLEGDEYLRLILDRARNGVKIPELIALLQSHTIEAVEAYDFIDELIENRILVTELEPNVTGAGYLDTMIEKISHLDHTYLLTGHLNALLQLLNQQDNRVRMYQALQEKLDFLGIPTIKKDLVHVDTVALSTVNHLSDKTISTITRQLSRLFVLNRPKKNRDIEEFKKRFQDRYQQQEAVLTTVLDHQTGIGYGLQSTLGASYTPMIEELSFPKNQKKQTAEYPEWWQNLLIDKYTLFLKNQLSEIELTDADLSALEDFKKEEKVKSSSLPYSFYTLGNLLAESVEAVDQGDFMFNLLTCSGPSAVNILSRFHDADPALSKQLLQCAQLEEQNSPDVIFAEIVHCPDSGAGNIMTRPVLHRYEIPYMGKSSVDEDFQIPIEDLMISIVNEKIILRSKRLNKRIIPRLSNAHNFTKGLPIYKFLCELQLQDSELNMQWDWAIFGNQRHLPRVKYKNIILSRQSWLLEEHVFNSSHPNHVADKLAAMGLPTQFVITSGDNELLIDTRIHLSLQILMQEVTKQKEIRVFETLFSTDNSFLRKDDFRFANEIVIPLCNPQAAPLKGIQNKIPKTIPQRSFSVGSDWLYFKIYCEEKSSDKLLLLLHPFINKLVQKKVITQFFFVRYQDPDYHLRLRFRGVAPEGFYHQVIDGVKEMLEKYVQNGLVYKIQLGTYERELERYSYEGIEICENLFHLDSMDFLESISSFEDIPDEIARFELSIRRINMLLSNSGLDLSSCADLMENLKENFFNEFEGNSTLRKQLGMHYRNFKEIIDQVFESGATDLNQEIKGGLAELSDILPGRTEYFSILSSLIHMSVNRTFNTKQRAYELIIYHCLAKHYDSLNARQSKVKA